Proteins found in one Helicobacter colisuis genomic segment:
- the greA gene encoding transcription elongation factor GreA, whose translation MTEYGYNKLINELKNLKEVERPNNIKEIDTAREHGDLKENAEYHAARERQLFLDARINELTQLVAEARVIDPSTIAHDKVSFGSTITLEDLDSEEQFCYTIVGATESNPDKGLISYHSPLAKQLLGKVIGDEVTIQLPKGKVDYEILDICYKEIQF comes from the coding sequence ATGACAGAATATGGCTATAATAAGCTAATTAATGAGTTAAAAAATCTTAAGGAAGTCGAGCGACCAAACAACATTAAAGAAATTGACACCGCAAGAGAACATGGGGATTTAAAGGAAAATGCCGAATACCACGCCGCAAGAGAAAGGCAACTCTTTTTAGATGCGCGGATTAATGAATTGACACAGCTTGTCGCAGAGGCTCGTGTGATTGATCCAAGCACTATTGCTCACGATAAAGTAAGCTTTGGATCAACTATTACGCTAGAAGATTTGGATAGTGAAGAGCAGTTTTGTTATACAATTGTTGGAGCAACTGAGAGTAATCCAGATAAAGGTTTAATTTCCTATCATTCGCCTTTGGCAAAGCAGCTTTTAGGAAAGGTTATTGGCGATGAGGTAACAATTCAACTTCCCAAAGGCAAAGTGGATTATGAAATTTTAGATATTTGCTATAAAGAAATTCAATTTTAG
- the dut gene encoding dUTP diphosphatase, translating to MAILKIRKLVPEAILPKYQTQGSAGFDLCAVQSATIPAGKWALIPTGLAFSFKEGYEIQVRPRSGLALQYGITLLNTPGTIDSDYRGEIKVIMMNLGNEDFVINKGDRIAQAVLCKVKQAKIKEVEVLDETKRGEGGFGSTGKS from the coding sequence ATGGCAATTTTAAAAATAAGAAAATTAGTCCCAGAGGCGATTTTACCAAAATATCAAACACAAGGTTCTGCAGGATTTGATTTGTGTGCAGTGCAGTCTGCTACTATTCCTGCTGGCAAATGGGCTTTGATTCCAACAGGCTTAGCTTTTAGCTTTAAAGAGGGTTATGAGATACAAGTGCGCCCAAGAAGTGGTTTAGCCTTGCAGTATGGGATTACTCTGCTTAATACCCCAGGAACAATTGATAGCGATTACCGCGGAGAAATTAAAGTGATTATGATGAATCTCGGCAATGAAGACTTTGTGATTAACAAAGGCGATAGAATCGCCCAAGCAGTCTTGTGTAAAGTCAAACAAGCTAAAATCAAAGAAGTGGAAGTGCTTGATGAGACTAAGCGCGGTGAGGGCGGATTTGGTAGCACGGGTAAATCATAG
- a CDS encoding type III pantothenate kinase, translating into MILCDIGNTFLHFYYRGRVWKENRNNLSQKDLNEVVIYISVNQESTRSLLLSHPYCFDLTPYMSLDTDYKGLGIDRIAACNAISDGVIIDAGSAITLDVMHGGLHLGGCILPGIAQMQKSFKSIPILDCGINLSVPLDTFPQNTKDAVSYGVLKPIMLLIENFSKNKKIYFTGGDGKFLSRFFENAIYDDLLIFKGMQNIITTKITSKGIYL; encoded by the coding sequence ATGATTCTTTGTGATATTGGAAATACCTTTTTACATTTCTACTATCGCGGTAGAGTTTGGAAAGAAAATAGAAACAATCTTAGCCAAAAAGATTTAAATGAAGTGGTAATTTACATTAGTGTTAATCAAGAATCAACAAGATCGCTTCTTTTGTCGCATCCTTATTGTTTTGATCTTACGCCTTATATGAGTTTGGATACTGATTATAAGGGTTTGGGAATTGATAGGATTGCAGCTTGCAATGCCATTAGCGATGGCGTTATTATTGATGCAGGGAGTGCAATTACATTAGATGTTATGCATGGTGGTTTGCATTTAGGGGGTTGTATTTTACCAGGGATTGCGCAGATGCAAAAAAGTTTCAAATCTATTCCAATTCTAGATTGCGGGATTAATCTCTCTGTCCCCTTGGATACTTTTCCACAAAACACTAAAGATGCTGTTAGTTATGGGGTTTTAAAGCCTATAATGCTTTTAATAGAAAATTTTTCTAAAAACAAAAAAATTTATTTTACAGGTGGCGATGGAAAATTTCTCTCGCGTTTTTTTGAAAATGCAATTTATGATGATTTACTTATTTTTAAAGGAATGCAAAATATTATTACAACAAAAATTACTTCCAAAGGAATCTATTTATGA
- the hisG gene encoding ATP phosphoribosyltransferase: MIKIALPKGRIAQEALKIFEGYLQSPLDFEDRKLILKKQNFEFMLVRSQDVPVYVERGAADIGIVGLDVLEEKQSHLVRLLDLEFGKCRVAIGSPKDVVLDFSKPNLKIATKMENITKAYFSKKAISVDIIKLYGSIELAPLVGMADAIVDLVETGNTLEQNNLKIDAVIMEVSAYLVANPNSFYMQKREILEIQKYFKNYIKKD; the protein is encoded by the coding sequence ATGATAAAAATCGCATTGCCAAAGGGAAGAATTGCACAAGAAGCATTGAAGATTTTTGAAGGATATTTGCAAAGTCCGTTAGATTTTGAAGATAGAAAATTGATTCTCAAAAAACAAAATTTTGAATTTATGCTTGTAAGAAGTCAAGATGTACCTGTCTATGTGGAGAGAGGCGCGGCTGATATTGGGATTGTGGGATTAGATGTTTTAGAAGAGAAGCAAAGCCATTTAGTGAGATTGCTAGATTTAGAATTTGGGAAGTGCAGGGTTGCTATTGGTTCGCCCAAAGATGTAGTCTTGGATTTTTCAAAGCCAAACTTAAAAATTGCAACTAAAATGGAAAATATCACAAAGGCTTATTTTTCTAAAAAAGCCATTAGTGTAGATATTATCAAGCTCTATGGCTCTATTGAGTTAGCACCACTTGTAGGAATGGCAGATGCTATTGTGGATTTGGTTGAAACTGGAAATACACTAGAGCAAAATAATCTTAAAATAGATGCGGTGATTATGGAAGTTAGTGCGTATTTAGTGGCAAATCCAAATAGCTTTTATATGCAAAAGAGAGAAATTTTGGAGATTCAAAAGTATTTTAAAAACTATATCAAAAAGGATTGA
- the leuC gene encoding 3-isopropylmalate dehydratase large subunit: MGQTITEKIFSEHVGKEVYAGEIVDCPIDMVIGNDITTPLSIKAFEQSGAESLANPDGFCIVMDHFIPAKDIASANQAKISRDFAKKHNLKHFFDEKDMGIEHALLPEKGLVVSGDVIIGADSHTCTHGALGAFSTGMGSTDLAYAMITGKNWFKIPNAIKVEFVGKPAKHIYGKDLILEVIRQIGVDGALYQTLEFCGDGIQYLSMDDRFSLCNMAIEAGAKNGIIASDEITREFLASRKELRAKPKEFYSDEDANYTRVLKIDISTLEPVIAYPFLPSNGKSISQAVKDELKIDQVFIGSCTNGRLADLKIASEILKGKKVHKDVRLIITPGTQQIYKEAHQLGYIDILLESGALISNPTCGACLGGYMGILGDNERCVSTTNRNFVGRMGARSSEVYLANSAVAAMSAIRGKIADPRD; this comes from the coding sequence ATGGGTCAGACAATTACAGAGAAAATTTTTTCAGAACATGTAGGCAAAGAGGTTTATGCAGGTGAAATAGTGGATTGTCCTATTGATATGGTGATTGGAAATGACATTACCACTCCTTTATCAATCAAAGCGTTTGAACAAAGTGGCGCAGAAAGTCTTGCCAATCCAGATGGATTCTGTATAGTGATGGATCATTTTATTCCCGCTAAAGATATTGCTAGTGCTAATCAAGCAAAAATCAGTCGCGATTTTGCTAAAAAGCATAATTTAAAGCATTTCTTTGATGAAAAGGATATGGGAATAGAACACGCTCTCTTACCCGAAAAAGGCTTGGTTGTGAGTGGAGATGTGATTATTGGGGCTGATTCACACACCTGCACTCACGGAGCTTTGGGCGCATTTAGCACAGGTATGGGAAGCACGGATTTGGCTTATGCGATGATTACAGGTAAAAATTGGTTTAAGATTCCAAATGCCATTAAGGTAGAATTTGTAGGTAAGCCCGCAAAGCACATTTATGGTAAGGATTTGATTTTAGAAGTGATAAGACAAATTGGCGTGGATGGGGCTTTGTATCAAACTTTGGAATTTTGCGGAGATGGCATACAATATCTAAGTATGGATGATCGATTTTCGCTCTGTAATATGGCGATTGAAGCAGGTGCAAAAAATGGAATCATTGCTTCAGATGAAATTACGCGTGAGTTTTTGGCTTCACGCAAGGAATTGCGCGCAAAGCCTAAAGAGTTTTATTCTGATGAAGATGCTAATTACACAAGGGTTTTGAAAATTGATATTAGCACATTAGAACCAGTAATCGCCTATCCCTTTTTGCCTAGTAATGGTAAGAGTATCTCTCAAGCGGTCAAAGATGAATTAAAAATTGATCAAGTTTTTATTGGAAGTTGCACAAATGGTAGATTAGCAGATTTGAAAATTGCAAGTGAGATTTTAAAAGGTAAGAAAGTGCATAAGGATGTTCGCCTTATTATTACTCCTGGAACTCAACAAATCTACAAAGAAGCACATCAGCTTGGATATATTGATATTTTATTAGAATCAGGTGCGTTGATTTCTAATCCGACTTGTGGAGCTTGTTTGGGTGGATATATGGGGATTTTAGGCGATAATGAACGCTGTGTCTCAACAACTAATCGTAATTTTGTGGGAAGAATGGGAGCAAGAAGTTCAGAAGTATATTTAGCAAATTCTGCAGTGGCAGCTATGAGTGCGATAAGGGGTAAAATTGCCGATCCAAGAGATTAG
- a CDS encoding ATP-binding protein yields MLLEILFESYPKNFSKVHRKHTLSLKPHHLIYGSKNIGKTDFILQYYQQESFKNLKKLYINLSDSKINSYQDLNNLESFCHKKNIEVLILDSYTPEFPLPNLPYITLISQFPYELPHFQTQEMPPITFKEYLQIHKQTPHDSFNHYLKYGNLFEAETLSEYKKGELLKSFANDKTNFWILRNFIQNLGLKVSLHQIYTKLKKEGKISKDRFYEYANILKESKTLFWVEKFEHDLAPKKLYFYDFTLKNAVSYERNFSTLFENMVFLELLYNFKEVVFFTDKLDFYLPNSMLGILCLPFIQFQTLEQKLNKIIKEREFCEKFIIITLNQKAQGENLGTPYTILPFSEFSTSSL; encoded by the coding sequence ATGCTTTTAGAAATTCTTTTTGAAAGTTATCCCAAAAATTTTTCAAAAGTTCATCGCAAACACACTTTAAGTCTCAAACCTCACCACTTAATTTATGGCAGCAAAAATATTGGAAAAACTGATTTTATTTTGCAATACTACCAACAAGAATCTTTTAAAAATCTCAAAAAACTCTACATTAATCTCTCTGATTCTAAAATCAATTCCTATCAAGATCTCAATAATCTTGAATCCTTTTGCCACAAAAAAAACATTGAAGTTTTAATTCTTGATTCTTACACACCAGAATTTCCACTCCCAAATCTCCCCTATATTACGCTAATTAGCCAATTTCCCTATGAGCTTCCACATTTTCAAACCCAAGAAATGCCACCCATAACTTTCAAAGAATATCTCCAAATCCACAAACAAACTCCCCATGATTCTTTTAATCACTATCTTAAATACGGCAATCTTTTTGAAGCAGAAACCCTTAGTGAATATAAAAAAGGTGAATTACTAAAATCATTTGCCAACGATAAAACAAACTTTTGGATTCTAAGAAATTTCATTCAAAATCTTGGATTAAAAGTCTCTCTCCATCAAATCTACACCAAACTCAAAAAAGAAGGGAAAATCTCTAAAGATCGATTCTATGAATACGCCAATATTTTAAAAGAGAGCAAAACACTCTTTTGGGTAGAAAAATTTGAACACGATCTTGCTCCCAAGAAGCTTTATTTTTATGATTTCACACTCAAAAATGCTGTTAGTTATGAGCGAAATTTTTCTACACTTTTTGAAAATATGGTTTTTTTGGAGCTACTCTATAATTTCAAAGAAGTGGTATTTTTTACTGATAAGCTTGATTTTTATCTCCCTAATTCTATGCTTGGGATTCTTTGTTTGCCTTTTATTCAATTCCAAACTTTAGAACAAAAACTTAATAAGATAATTAAAGAAAGAGAATTTTGTGAGAAATTTATTATTATCACACTAAACCAAAAAGCACAAGGCGAGAATCTCGGCACCCCCTATACGATTTTGCCTTTTAGTGAATTTAGCACTTCTTCTCTATAA
- the rpsJ gene encoding 30S ribosomal protein S10 produces MEKIRLKLKAYDHRVLDRSVVSIVEAVKRTGAEIRGPIPLPTKKRRYTVLKSPHINKDSREQFEIRVHCRVIDIVSATPETVDSLTKLDMAPEVDVEVRSMDK; encoded by the coding sequence ATGGAAAAAATTAGACTTAAGTTGAAAGCGTATGATCATCGCGTTCTTGATAGATCGGTTGTTTCAATCGTGGAAGCCGTCAAGAGAACAGGTGCAGAGATTCGTGGTCCTATTCCACTCCCAACTAAAAAAAGACGATACACAGTCTTAAAATCTCCTCATATCAATAAAGATTCAAGGGAACAATTTGAAATTCGTGTTCATTGCAGAGTGATTGATATTGTTTCAGCAACTCCGGAGACGGTGGATAGTCTTACGAAATTAGATATGGCTCCTGAAGTGGATGTAGAAGTCCGTTCAATGGATAAATAA
- the rplC gene encoding 50S ribosomal protein L3 has product MEFLVEKIGMSRTVAKPSIPVTLLKVKTAKVCEVLEGGKALVAYHQGKTLNKAIVGQQKKYNLDKEFNKFATIEVSNAEVGDLDLAILESAKRAKVSFNTKGRGFSGVMKRWNFQGGPGAHGSRFHRAPGSIGNREWPGRVQPGKKMAGHYGNEKVTVQNEIISFDKENNVLVLKGSVPGFNGAFGKLKVVK; this is encoded by the coding sequence ATGGAATTTTTAGTAGAAAAAATTGGAATGAGTAGAACCGTTGCTAAACCAAGTATTCCTGTAACATTGTTAAAAGTTAAAACTGCAAAGGTTTGCGAAGTTTTAGAAGGTGGTAAGGCGCTTGTTGCTTATCATCAAGGAAAAACACTTAACAAAGCGATTGTGGGGCAACAAAAAAAATACAATTTGGATAAAGAATTTAATAAGTTTGCAACCATTGAAGTAAGCAATGCAGAAGTGGGTGATTTGGATTTAGCGATTTTAGAAAGTGCAAAAAGAGCAAAAGTTTCCTTTAATACAAAAGGTAGAGGCTTTAGCGGTGTTATGAAACGCTGGAATTTCCAAGGTGGTCCAGGTGCTCATGGTAGTCGATTCCACAGAGCTCCAGGTTCAATTGGAAATCGTGAGTGGCCAGGTCGTGTTCAGCCGGGTAAAAAAATGGCAGGACATTATGGAAATGAAAAAGTTACCGTTCAAAATGAAATCATTTCATTTGATAAAGAAAATAATGTGCTTGTTTTAAAGGGTTCTGTTCCTGGATTTAATGGCGCATTTGGTAAGTTAAAGGTTGTAAAATGA
- the rplD gene encoding 50S ribosomal protein L4 encodes MSKAIILDNGLNKSGELQLPESYKAINSHNLYLYIKSFLASMRANNAMAKTRGKVSGGGKKPWSQKGGGRARAGSITSPVFVGGGVSHGPSNNRNYNLKVNKKQKKLALQYALQEKADNGSLFVVDKIQISSGKTKDANAMFKALNQRNVLLVSEMFDEKTYLAFRNLKNCYLIDGAELNAYLAATFRSVVIEKALFEAITKEG; translated from the coding sequence ATGAGTAAGGCAATTATTTTAGATAATGGATTGAATAAAAGTGGCGAATTGCAATTGCCAGAAAGTTATAAGGCGATCAATTCTCACAATCTTTATCTCTATATTAAATCTTTTTTAGCTTCAATGCGCGCTAATAATGCGATGGCGAAAACACGCGGCAAAGTTAGCGGTGGTGGTAAAAAACCATGGAGTCAAAAAGGTGGTGGTAGAGCAAGGGCAGGGAGTATTACTTCGCCAGTGTTTGTTGGTGGTGGTGTTTCTCATGGTCCTAGCAACAACAGAAACTACAATCTAAAAGTTAATAAAAAACAAAAAAAGCTTGCTTTACAATACGCATTGCAAGAAAAAGCAGATAATGGCAGCTTGTTTGTTGTAGATAAGATTCAAATTTCAAGCGGTAAAACAAAAGATGCTAATGCAATGTTTAAAGCTTTGAATCAAAGAAATGTTTTATTGGTTTCTGAAATGTTTGATGAGAAAACATATTTAGCTTTTAGAAATCTTAAAAATTGTTACTTGATTGATGGTGCTGAACTTAATGCATATTTAGCGGCAACATTTAGATCTGTGGTGATTGAAAAAGCGCTTTTTGAAGCTATCACAAAAGAGGGTTAA
- a CDS encoding 50S ribosomal protein L23 encodes MASITDIKAIMYTEKSLKLQEQNVLVVQTSPKLSKTQLKEVFKEYFGVTPLAINSLRQEGKVKRFRGVIGKRSDFKKFFVKLPEGAKIESLAV; translated from the coding sequence ATGGCAAGTATTACAGATATTAAAGCAATTATGTATACAGAGAAATCTTTAAAGCTTCAAGAGCAAAATGTCCTTGTGGTTCAGACTTCTCCAAAACTAAGTAAGACACAACTAAAAGAAGTGTTTAAAGAATATTTTGGTGTGACTCCACTTGCAATCAATTCTTTAAGACAAGAAGGAAAAGTAAAAAGATTCCGTGGTGTTATTGGTAAAAGAAGCGACTTCAAAAAGTTTTTTGTAAAACTTCCAGAAGGTGCAAAAATTGAATCATTGGCAGTTTAA
- the rplB gene encoding 50S ribosomal protein L2: MAIKTYKPYTPSRRFMSNLSSENITAKASVRKLLVKLPVHAGRNNNGRITSRHKEGGAKKLYRIIDFKRNKFNIEGKVSTIEYDPYRNCRIALVTYKDGDKRYIIQPSGLKVGDTIISAEGGLDIRLGYAMKLKNIPIGTVVHNIEMYPGRGGQLARSAGASAQLMGREGKYSIIRMPSGEMRYILGECMATIGVVGNEDFANINIGKAGRSRHLGIRPQTRGSAMNPVDHPHGGGEGKTGSSGHPVSPWGMPAKGYKTRRKKASDKLIISRRKK; the protein is encoded by the coding sequence ATGGCAATCAAAACTTACAAACCATACACTCCAAGTAGAAGATTTATGAGCAATTTAAGCTCAGAGAATATCACAGCAAAAGCTAGTGTAAGAAAATTATTAGTTAAACTTCCTGTCCATGCGGGGCGCAATAACAATGGTAGAATCACTAGCCGACACAAAGAGGGTGGTGCTAAAAAGCTTTATCGTATCATTGATTTTAAACGCAATAAATTTAACATTGAAGGTAAAGTAAGCACCATTGAATACGATCCATACAGAAATTGTAGAATCGCACTTGTAACTTATAAAGATGGTGATAAGAGATATATCATTCAACCGAGTGGTTTAAAAGTAGGAGATACTATTATTTCTGCAGAAGGTGGTTTGGATATTCGTTTGGGTTATGCAATGAAACTTAAAAATATTCCTATTGGAACAGTTGTGCATAACATAGAAATGTATCCAGGTCGTGGTGGTCAGCTTGCAAGAAGTGCGGGTGCTAGTGCACAACTTATGGGAAGAGAAGGTAAATATTCTATTATCAGAATGCCAAGTGGTGAAATGCGATATATTTTAGGTGAATGTATGGCAACTATTGGGGTAGTTGGTAATGAAGATTTTGCAAATATTAATATTGGTAAAGCAGGTCGAAGCAGACATCTAGGTATTCGCCCACAAACAAGAGGTAGTGCGATGAACCCAGTAGATCACCCACATGGTGGTGGTGAAGGTAAGACAGGCTCAAGCGGACATCCTGTATCTCCATGGGGTATGCCAGCAAAAGGTTATAAAACAAGAAGAAAGAAAGCAAGCGATAAGCTTATTATTTCAAGAAGAAAAAAATAA
- the rpsS gene encoding 30S ribosomal protein S19: protein MARSIKKGPFVDEHLMKKVLKAKEAKDNKPIKTWSRRSTIIPEMIGFTFNVHNGRAFVPVYVTENHVGYKLGEFAPTRTFKGHKGSVQKKIGK from the coding sequence ATGGCTAGATCGATAAAAAAAGGTCCTTTTGTTGACGAGCATTTGATGAAAAAAGTGCTTAAAGCAAAAGAAGCAAAAGACAACAAACCTATTAAAACATGGTCTCGCAGAAGCACCATCATTCCAGAAATGATTGGATTTACTTTTAATGTTCATAATGGTAGAGCTTTCGTTCCTGTTTATGTAACAGAAAACCATGTTGGTTATAAGTTGGGTGAATTTGCACCTACAAGAACCTTTAAAGGGCACAAAGGTAGTGTCCAAAAGAAAATCGGTAAGTAA
- the rplV gene encoding 50S ribosomal protein L22 — protein MSKALLRYIRLSPTKARLIAREVQGMNAELAIASLEFMPNKAAKIISKVIASAVANGGYEAENVIVSSCRVDAGPVLRRFTPRARGRATPVRKPTSHIFVEVAQKSKDK, from the coding sequence ATGAGTAAAGCATTATTACGATATATCCGCCTTTCACCTACAAAAGCAAGATTAATTGCACGAGAGGTTCAAGGAATGAATGCTGAATTAGCAATCGCTTCTTTAGAGTTTATGCCAAACAAAGCGGCAAAAATTATTTCTAAAGTGATTGCATCAGCGGTTGCAAATGGGGGCTATGAAGCAGAGAATGTTATTGTTTCATCTTGTAGAGTTGATGCGGGTCCTGTGCTTAGACGTTTTACACCTAGAGCAAGAGGTCGAGCAACTCCAGTAAGAAAACCTACTTCACATATTTTCGTAGAAGTAGCACAAAAAAGTAAGGATAAGTAA
- the rpsC gene encoding 30S ribosomal protein S3 translates to MGQKVNPIGLRLGINRNWESRWFPSFATAPQNVAEDYKIRKFLKKELYYAGVSDILIERTARKVRVTVVAARPGIIIGKKGADVEKLKESLNKIVNKDIFLNIKEVKKPQSNAQLAAESVATQLERRVAFRRAMKKVMQGAMKSGAKGIKVKVSGRLAGAEMARTEWYMEGRIPLHTLRAKIDYGFAEALTTYGNIGVKVWIFKGEVLQKGIQAEKPQEEGEAKATRPTRKRRGQ, encoded by the coding sequence ATGGGTCAAAAAGTTAATCCGATTGGTCTAAGACTTGGTATAAATAGAAATTGGGAATCAAGATGGTTTCCTTCATTTGCAACAGCACCACAAAATGTTGCAGAGGATTATAAAATTAGAAAGTTTCTTAAAAAAGAGCTTTATTATGCAGGTGTGAGTGATATTTTGATTGAGAGAACTGCAAGAAAAGTGCGCGTAACTGTGGTAGCAGCAAGACCGGGAATTATCATTGGTAAAAAAGGCGCTGATGTTGAAAAATTAAAAGAATCACTTAATAAAATTGTTAATAAAGATATTTTCTTAAACATTAAAGAAGTGAAGAAACCACAAAGCAATGCGCAATTAGCTGCTGAAAGTGTTGCAACACAGCTTGAAAGACGCGTAGCATTCCGCCGTGCGATGAAAAAAGTGATGCAAGGTGCGATGAAATCTGGAGCTAAAGGAATCAAAGTTAAAGTTTCTGGTCGTTTAGCGGGTGCTGAAATGGCAAGAACAGAGTGGTATATGGAAGGAAGAATCCCACTTCATACACTAAGAGCCAAAATTGATTATGGTTTTGCAGAGGCTTTAACAACTTATGGAAATATTGGTGTTAAGGTTTGGATTTTTAAAGGGGAAGTTCTTCAAAAAGGAATTCAAGCTGAGAAGCCACAAGAAGAGGGCGAAGCAAAAGCAACTCGTCCAACTAGAAAGAGAAGGGGGCAATAA
- the rplP gene encoding 50S ribosomal protein L16 → MLMPKKTKYRKQMKGRNRGKAFRGTSLAFGEFGIKAIEHGRIDSRQIEAARIAMTRATKRTGMVWIRVFPDKPLTAKPLETRMGKGKGAVDKWVMNIKPGRIIYEMGSVDETLARSALALAQSKLPFKTKIVTREGENEIY, encoded by the coding sequence ATGCTAATGCCAAAGAAAACAAAATACAGAAAGCAAATGAAAGGGCGCAATAGAGGAAAAGCATTCCGTGGCACTTCTTTAGCTTTTGGTGAATTTGGAATTAAGGCTATTGAACATGGTAGAATTGATTCAAGACAAATTGAAGCAGCGCGTATTGCAATGACTCGTGCAACAAAGAGAACAGGTATGGTATGGATTAGGGTATTCCCTGATAAACCATTAACCGCAAAGCCTCTTGAAACTCGTATGGGTAAAGGTAAGGGTGCTGTTGATAAGTGGGTTATGAATATTAAGCCTGGTAGAATTATTTATGAAATGGGCAGTGTTGATGAGACTTTAGCAAGAAGTGCCTTGGCATTAGCACAAAGCAAACTCCCTTTTAAAACAAAAATTGTAACAAGAGAGGGCGAGAATGAAATATACTGA
- the rpmC gene encoding 50S ribosomal protein L29, with translation MKYTEINEKSIQELQELLKEKETSLFELNLKLRTMQQTNTSELKATRKDIARIKTAMNAKRRAE, from the coding sequence ATGAAATATACTGAGATTAATGAGAAAAGTATTCAAGAATTGCAAGAGCTTCTAAAAGAAAAAGAAACTTCTTTGTTTGAGCTTAATTTGAAACTTAGAACTATGCAACAAACAAATACAAGTGAGCTTAAAGCAACAAGAAAAGATATTGCAAGAATCAAAACTGCAATGAATGCAAAAAGGAGGGCTGAATAA
- the rpsQ gene encoding 30S ribosomal protein S17, giving the protein MSSVQPHKRIISGKVVTKAGDKSATILVERRVIHPKYRKIVKRFKRYIVHDENNSVKVGDVIEAIECKPISKRKAFTLHKVVSVGVEL; this is encoded by the coding sequence ATGAGCAGTGTTCAACCGCATAAAAGAATTATCTCTGGAAAAGTTGTAACAAAAGCTGGAGATAAAAGTGCAACAATTTTAGTTGAAAGACGTGTTATCCACCCAAAATATAGAAAAATTGTAAAGAGATTTAAACGCTATATTGTGCATGATGAAAACAATAGCGTAAAAGTAGGAGATGTAATCGAGGCGATTGAATGTAAGCCAATTTCTAAAAGAAAAGCTTTTACACTCCACAAAGTAGTATCTGTGGGAGTTGAATTATGA
- the rplN gene encoding 50S ribosomal protein L14 produces MIQSFTRLNVADNSGAKEIMCIKVLGGSKRRYATVGDVIVASVKKALPSGKVKKGQVVKAVVVRTKKEIHREDGALIRFDDNAAVILDSKREPIGTRIFGPVGREIRYANFMKIVSLAPEVL; encoded by the coding sequence ATGATTCAAAGTTTTACAAGATTGAATGTCGCTGATAATAGTGGTGCAAAAGAAATAATGTGCATTAAGGTATTAGGTGGCAGCAAAAGACGTTATGCCACAGTTGGCGATGTGATTGTTGCTTCAGTTAAAAAAGCTCTTCCTAGTGGAAAAGTAAAAAAAGGACAAGTTGTCAAAGCAGTAGTGGTAAGAACCAAAAAAGAGATTCACCGCGAAGATGGTGCGCTAATTCGTTTTGATGACAATGCAGCTGTTATTTTAGACAGCAAAAGAGAGCCTATTGGAACACGTATTTTTGGACCTGTTGGCAGAGAAATTCGTTATGCTAATTTTATGAAAATTGTTTCATTGGCGCCGGAGGTATTATAA
- the rplX gene encoding 50S ribosomal protein L24 — translation MAKFKIKKGDMVEIITGDDKGKKAKILRVIPKSSQVVVEGCKLAKKAVKPTDKNPKGGFIEKEMPIHISNVKKAED, via the coding sequence ATGGCTAAGTTTAAGATCAAAAAAGGCGATATGGTAGAAATCATCACAGGTGATGACAAAGGCAAAAAAGCAAAAATTTTGCGTGTAATTCCTAAGTCTTCACAAGTTGTGGTGGAAGGTTGCAAATTGGCTAAAAAAGCCGTAAAGCCAACAGATAAGAATCCAAAAGGTGGCTTTATTGAAAAAGAAATGCCGATTCATATTTCAAATGTAAAAAAAGCGGAGGATTAA